One window from the genome of Pararhizobium gei encodes:
- a CDS encoding invasion associated locus B family protein: protein MIFKSHFTKKATLSAIAGAVAVAAMPVAALAQQAPGGRPPQGWFKICTKQEDNDVCIVQNLLTAGNGQLITAVGLINVQGKVNRKALQVSVPAARLIPPGIQMQIDGGKPSRLDYAICMPDKCIAEVPLSDGVLASLKKGGEVIFTSVNFQRAPNPIKISLSGFTGVFDGEPIEQSKLEERQRLLQEEMQKKAEDARKKLEEAQKAAKQN, encoded by the coding sequence ATGATCTTCAAGTCGCATTTCACCAAAAAAGCCACTCTGTCGGCGATTGCCGGCGCAGTTGCCGTTGCTGCGATGCCGGTTGCCGCCCTGGCGCAGCAGGCACCTGGCGGACGTCCTCCGCAGGGCTGGTTCAAGATCTGCACCAAGCAGGAAGACAATGACGTCTGCATCGTTCAGAATTTGCTGACCGCCGGCAACGGACAGCTGATCACGGCTGTTGGTCTCATCAATGTGCAGGGCAAGGTCAACCGCAAGGCGCTGCAGGTTTCCGTTCCAGCCGCGCGTCTCATTCCGCCGGGTATCCAGATGCAGATCGACGGCGGCAAGCCATCAAGGCTGGACTACGCCATCTGCATGCCTGACAAATGCATTGCCGAAGTACCCCTCAGCGACGGCGTTCTGGCCAGCCTGAAAAAGGGCGGTGAGGTAATCTTTACATCCGTCAACTTCCAGCGCGCGCCGAACCCGATCAAGATTTCGCTGTCCGGCTTTACCGGCGTCTTCGATGGAGAGCCGATCGAGCAGTCCAAACTCGAAGAGCGCCAGCGTCTGCTGCAGGAAGAAATGCAGAAGAAGGCGGAAGATGCCCGCAAGAAGCTTGAAGAAGCTCAGAAGGCTGCAAAACAGAACTGA
- a CDS encoding TAXI family TRAP transporter solute-binding subunit, producing the protein MAGLARIAAFLTIILASQPAAAAEFERNIMTGGPQGTYIQIGRNVADLGKACGISLTVQPSAGSLENFVGVRNRRNTQFGIVQSDVLEYLKTFEANDPEVQQAVRGVKIMFPLYNEEVHVLARSDIKDMKGLEGKTVAVGVKDSGTFLTSSLILDILQVKTGARVPLNPDAALPKLLAGEIDAFFYVAGAPASLFKDNKIDGARFHLLPIADAPLLATYTASRIDAGIYDFQTQPVDLIAVKAVMMTYDYDVKRNAYQRESCKAVSDFSNLILNNLDKLQQSGHPKWKDVDLTALPPGWQVGVCVKAGMALDYKPACKAPASATGQQAGWKRGISQSPEAAAEEELGRQSTSAMTTKKPACQTPAFYYASDDRYVLFDVYAE; encoded by the coding sequence ATGGCTGGATTGGCCCGGATTGCCGCATTCCTGACAATTATACTCGCATCTCAGCCGGCCGCTGCGGCCGAGTTCGAGAGAAACATCATGACCGGCGGACCGCAGGGCACCTATATCCAGATCGGGCGCAACGTCGCTGACCTGGGCAAAGCCTGCGGCATAAGCCTCACTGTCCAGCCCTCGGCGGGGTCGCTCGAGAACTTCGTCGGCGTTCGCAACCGCCGTAACACCCAGTTCGGCATCGTTCAGAGCGACGTACTCGAATATCTGAAGACCTTCGAGGCCAACGATCCAGAGGTGCAGCAGGCCGTGCGCGGCGTCAAGATCATGTTTCCGCTCTACAACGAGGAGGTTCATGTCCTCGCGCGTTCCGACATCAAGGACATGAAGGGCCTTGAAGGCAAGACGGTGGCCGTCGGCGTCAAGGACAGCGGCACCTTTCTCACATCGTCGCTCATTCTGGATATCCTTCAGGTGAAGACCGGCGCGCGCGTACCGCTCAATCCGGATGCGGCGCTGCCCAAACTGCTTGCCGGCGAGATCGATGCCTTCTTCTATGTTGCGGGAGCACCTGCTTCCCTCTTCAAGGACAACAAAATCGACGGCGCCCGCTTTCATCTCCTGCCGATCGCCGATGCGCCGCTGCTTGCCACCTATACGGCATCCCGGATCGATGCCGGCATATATGATTTCCAGACGCAACCGGTCGACCTGATCGCCGTGAAGGCCGTCATGATGACCTATGACTACGACGTCAAACGCAACGCCTATCAGCGGGAAAGCTGCAAGGCCGTGTCGGATTTCTCGAATCTCATTCTCAATAATCTGGACAAGCTGCAGCAATCCGGACATCCGAAATGGAAGGATGTCGATCTGACGGCATTACCGCCGGGCTGGCAGGTCGGTGTCTGCGTCAAGGCCGGCATGGCGCTCGACTACAAGCCAGCCTGCAAGGCGCCCGCGTCGGCCACAGGCCAGCAGGCAGGATGGAAACGAGGAATATCTCAATCTCCTGAAGCAGCGGCTGAAGAAGAACTAGGCCGCCAGTCCACATCAGCCATGACAACGAAAAAGCCGGCGTGCCAGACGCCGGCTTTTTACTATGCGAGTGATGACAGATACGTTCTGTTTGATGTCTATGCCGAGTAA
- the glnA gene encoding type I glutamate--ammonia ligase, whose translation MTTANDILKQIKDNDVKFVDLRFTDPKGKLQHVTMDISCVDEDMFADGVMFDGSSIGGWKAINESDMVLMPDPATVHMDPFFAQSTMVIVCDILDPVSGEAYNRDPRGIAKKAEAYLKASGIGDTVFVGPEPEFFVFDDVKYKADPYNTGFKLDSSELPSNDDTDYETGNLGHRPRVKGGYFPVPPIDSCQDMRSEMLTVLTEMGVTVEKQHHEVAAAQHELGVKFDTLVRNADKIQIYKYVVHQVANAYGKTATFMPKPIFGDNGSGMHVHQSIWKDGKPTFAGDEYAGLSESCLFYIGGIIRHAKAINAFTNPTTNSYKRLVPGYEAPVLLAYSARNRSASCRIPFGTGPKSKRVEVRFPDPLANPYLAFAAMLMAGLDGIKNKIHPGKAMDKDLYDLPPKELKKIPTVCGSLREALESLDRDRKFLTAGGVFDDDQIDAYIELKMVEVMRYEMTPHPVEFDMYYSA comes from the coding sequence ATGACGACTGCAAATGACATCCTCAAGCAGATCAAGGACAACGACGTCAAGTTCGTGGATTTGCGCTTCACCGATCCAAAGGGCAAGCTGCAGCACGTAACCATGGACATTTCCTGCGTTGACGAGGACATGTTCGCTGACGGCGTCATGTTCGACGGTTCATCGATCGGCGGCTGGAAGGCCATCAACGAATCCGACATGGTTCTGATGCCCGATCCGGCAACGGTTCACATGGACCCGTTCTTCGCCCAGTCGACCATGGTCATCGTCTGCGACATTCTGGATCCGGTTTCCGGCGAAGCCTATAACCGCGACCCGCGCGGCATTGCCAAGAAGGCGGAAGCCTATCTCAAGGCATCCGGCATCGGCGATACCGTCTTCGTTGGACCTGAGCCAGAGTTCTTCGTCTTCGACGACGTGAAGTACAAGGCCGATCCCTACAACACGGGCTTCAAGCTCGACTCCTCCGAGCTGCCATCGAACGACGATACGGATTACGAAACCGGCAATCTCGGTCACCGTCCGCGCGTCAAGGGCGGCTATTTCCCGGTTCCGCCGATCGACAGCTGCCAGGACATGCGTTCTGAAATGCTGACCGTGTTGACCGAAATGGGCGTCACGGTTGAAAAGCAGCACCATGAGGTCGCGGCTGCCCAGCACGAACTCGGCGTCAAGTTTGACACGCTGGTGCGCAACGCCGACAAGATCCAGATCTACAAATATGTCGTGCACCAGGTCGCCAATGCCTATGGCAAGACGGCAACTTTCATGCCGAAGCCGATCTTTGGCGATAACGGCTCGGGCATGCACGTGCATCAGTCGATCTGGAAGGATGGCAAGCCGACCTTCGCCGGCGACGAATATGCCGGTCTGTCGGAATCCTGCCTGTTTTATATTGGCGGCATCATCAGGCATGCCAAGGCGATCAACGCCTTCACCAACCCGACGACGAATTCCTACAAGCGTCTGGTTCCAGGGTATGAAGCGCCGGTACTGCTCGCCTATTCGGCACGCAACCGCTCGGCCTCCTGCCGCATTCCCTTCGGCACAGGTCCGAAATCGAAGCGTGTCGAAGTCCGTTTCCCGGACCCGCTGGCAAACCCGTACCTCGCCTTCGCCGCGATGCTGATGGCCGGCCTCGACGGCATCAAGAACAAGATTCATCCCGGCAAGGCCATGGACAAGGATCTTTACGACCTGCCGCCCAAGGAACTGAAGAAGATTCCGACGGTCTGCGGCTCATTGCGGGAAGCACTGGAGAGCCTTGACAGGGACCGCAAGTTCCTGACAGCCGGCGGCGTTTTCGACGACGACCAGATCGATGCTTACATCGAACTGAAAATGGTCGAAGTGATGCGCTACGAGATGACGCCGCACCCGGTCGAGTTCGACATGTATTACTCGGCATAG
- a CDS encoding P-II family nitrogen regulator → MKKIEAIIKPFKLDEVKEALQEVGLQGITVTEAKGFGRQKGHTELYRGAEYVVDFLPKVKVEVVLADENAEAVIEAIRNAAQTGRIGDGKIFVSNIEEVIRIRTGETGIDAI, encoded by the coding sequence ATGAAAAAGATCGAAGCGATCATAAAGCCTTTCAAGCTTGATGAAGTTAAGGAGGCCCTCCAGGAAGTCGGCCTGCAGGGAATAACTGTCACCGAAGCAAAGGGTTTTGGACGCCAAAAGGGCCACACCGAACTCTATCGTGGCGCGGAATATGTTGTTGATTTTCTGCCGAAGGTGAAAGTCGAAGTGGTTTTGGCGGACGAGAATGCAGAGGCTGTGATCGAAGCCATCCGCAATGCGGCCCAGACCGGTCGAATCGGAGACGGGAAGATCTTTGTGTCCAACATCGAAGAGGTCATACGCATTCGCACTGGCGAAACCGGCATCGACGCCATCTAG
- a CDS encoding DUF72 domain-containing protein, with translation MTKSGTIRCGIGGWTFDPWEGTFYPEKLPKKRQLEYASSQLKVIEVNGTYYSSQKPETFAKWASEVPEDFVFSLKASRYATNKKVLAEAGESIARFLGQGLTELGSHLGPILWQFMPTKKFDAEDFGAFLALLPRTQDGLPLRHVVEVRHPSFRVPEFAQLLTKNDVAVVCADHADYPMFADVTSDFIYARLQTGSDEVATCYDQTRMNLWADRLKIWAAGGDVVDLEKADPSLEVAKRPRDVFAFFIHEGKVNAPNGARTLQNQLA, from the coding sequence ATGACCAAATCAGGTACGATCCGATGTGGTATCGGCGGCTGGACCTTCGATCCGTGGGAAGGCACATTCTACCCGGAAAAGCTGCCGAAGAAGCGGCAGCTCGAATATGCCAGCAGCCAGTTGAAGGTCATTGAGGTCAACGGCACCTATTACAGCTCGCAGAAGCCGGAAACCTTTGCCAAATGGGCCTCCGAAGTGCCTGAGGATTTCGTCTTCTCGCTGAAGGCGAGCCGCTATGCCACGAACAAGAAGGTTCTGGCGGAAGCCGGCGAATCCATCGCGAGATTCCTCGGGCAGGGATTGACGGAGCTCGGTTCGCACCTCGGGCCGATCCTCTGGCAGTTCATGCCGACCAAGAAATTCGACGCGGAGGATTTCGGCGCCTTTCTTGCGTTGCTTCCAAGGACGCAGGATGGGCTTCCGCTGCGGCACGTCGTCGAGGTGCGTCATCCGTCTTTCCGCGTTCCCGAATTCGCTCAGTTGCTGACAAAGAACGACGTGGCAGTGGTCTGCGCCGACCATGCGGACTATCCGATGTTTGCCGACGTGACCTCGGATTTCATCTATGCGCGTCTGCAGACGGGAAGCGACGAGGTTGCGACCTGCTATGACCAGACGCGGATGAATCTATGGGCCGACCGCCTGAAAATATGGGCGGCGGGTGGCGATGTCGTGGATCTGGAAAAAGCTGATCCTTCTCTGGAGGTTGCGAAAAGGCCGCGTGACGTATTCGCCTTCTTCATTCACGAGGGCAAGGTCAACGCTCCGAACGGCGCCCGGACGCTGCAGAATCAACTCGCCTGA
- the hspQ gene encoding heat shock protein HspQ: MKQRDAKFQIGQVVRHRVFPFRGVIFDVDPEYANTEEWWAAIPADVRPSKDQPFYHLLAENEDTEYVAYVSEQNLVTDESGQPVRHSQVNAFFDPKDTGLYKPKAVVQH; the protein is encoded by the coding sequence ATCAAACAGAGAGACGCTAAATTTCAGATTGGTCAGGTCGTTCGCCATCGCGTGTTTCCATTCCGCGGCGTCATTTTCGATGTCGATCCGGAATATGCAAACACCGAGGAATGGTGGGCCGCTATCCCTGCTGACGTTCGCCCGAGCAAGGACCAGCCATTCTATCATCTGCTTGCCGAAAATGAGGATACTGAATATGTCGCCTATGTTTCGGAGCAGAACCTGGTCACGGACGAAAGCGGCCAGCCGGTTCGGCACTCGCAGGTGAACGCCTTCTTCGACCCTAAGGACACCGGATTGTACAAGCCCAAAGCTGTTGTTCAGCACTGA
- a CDS encoding NAD(P)H-hydrate dehydratase, which translates to MLQTNADLIVTPFEMSSIDAAAAASGIDSFGLMRSAGTAVSATALRLYPQAKRFAVFCGPGNNGGDGYIAAAALRQTGAVTAVFSAVDPAAIKGDARRAREGYRGDIAALSRYDPDADDVIIDALFGAGLSKTIPDTIARVMQIVRDNDLPVISIDLPSGVDGRTGQVLGESFRAKHTITFAARKPGHLLLPGRMLCGTLEVADIGIPERILRTGTGSLCENGPHLWQAHAFVLDPAAHKFKRGHLAVFSGGALSTGAARLSAIAGLRGGAGLVTVASPRDALAANAAQLTAAMLKEIDSIRDLVAFLSDRRVTACVLGPGFGDLARAQAYVPVMADRKLVLDADGITAFKGDPGALFDRFSEGEVRLVLTPHEGEFSRLFPDLAENETLSKVDRAVAAAQRSHAIVVYKGADTVIAAPDGRATINTNAPPWLATAGSGDTLAGLIGAHLAQGMPSFEAAAAAVWRHGRAALKAGEGMTAEDLAGAIEPLGGADQAS; encoded by the coding sequence ATGCTCCAGACGAACGCCGATCTGATCGTGACACCTTTTGAAATGTCGAGCATCGATGCCGCGGCGGCCGCCTCCGGTATCGACAGTTTCGGGCTGATGCGTTCCGCCGGCACCGCTGTATCCGCAACCGCCCTCAGGCTCTATCCGCAAGCCAAACGGTTCGCTGTGTTCTGCGGTCCGGGAAACAACGGCGGAGACGGCTATATTGCCGCTGCCGCCCTGCGGCAGACCGGTGCCGTAACCGCAGTTTTCTCAGCCGTCGATCCCGCCGCGATAAAGGGGGATGCGCGCCGAGCCCGCGAGGGTTACCGCGGCGATATAGCAGCGCTTTCGCGTTATGATCCGGATGCAGATGACGTTATCATCGATGCACTGTTCGGAGCGGGGCTTTCCAAGACAATCCCGGATACTATCGCCCGCGTCATGCAAATTGTCCGGGACAACGATCTGCCCGTGATTTCGATCGATCTCCCTTCCGGTGTCGATGGACGCACGGGGCAGGTGCTTGGCGAAAGCTTCCGCGCCAAACACACAATTACCTTTGCGGCCCGCAAGCCGGGGCATCTTCTTCTGCCGGGACGGATGCTTTGCGGAACGCTGGAGGTCGCCGATATCGGCATTCCCGAGAGAATTCTGCGGACAGGCACGGGATCACTCTGCGAAAATGGTCCGCATCTGTGGCAGGCGCACGCCTTCGTGCTCGACCCTGCGGCTCACAAGTTCAAGCGCGGGCATCTGGCCGTTTTCTCTGGTGGCGCGCTCTCGACCGGTGCAGCGCGGCTGTCCGCTATCGCCGGCCTGCGTGGTGGTGCGGGTCTGGTGACCGTCGCTTCTCCGCGCGACGCTCTCGCCGCCAATGCGGCACAATTGACCGCCGCCATGCTGAAGGAGATAGACAGCATTCGAGACCTCGTCGCTTTCCTCTCCGACCGCCGGGTGACAGCCTGCGTTCTTGGTCCCGGATTTGGCGATCTGGCGCGGGCACAGGCCTATGTCCCTGTGATGGCAGACAGAAAGCTGGTGCTGGATGCCGATGGAATTACCGCTTTCAAGGGCGATCCCGGCGCTCTGTTCGACCGCTTTTCCGAAGGAGAGGTACGTCTGGTGCTGACACCGCATGAAGGCGAATTTTCACGACTGTTTCCGGATTTGGCCGAGAACGAGACCTTGTCGAAAGTTGATCGCGCTGTCGCCGCCGCGCAACGCAGCCACGCAATCGTCGTATACAAAGGCGCGGACACCGTGATTGCCGCACCTGATGGCCGCGCGACAATCAACACCAATGCACCGCCATGGCTTGCGACAGCCGGGTCAGGTGACACACTCGCTGGCCTGATCGGCGCGCACCTGGCCCAGGGCATGCCGTCCTTCGAGGCGGCGGCAGCGGCCGTTTGGCGTCACGGCAGAGCCGCCTTGAAGGCCGGCGAGGGGATGACGGCAGAAGACCTCGCCGGTGCTATCGAGCCCTTGGGCGGGGCTGATCAGGCGAGTTGA
- the uvrA gene encoding excinuclease ABC subunit UvrA — protein sequence MSKFETISIRGAREHNLKGIDLDLPRNKLIVMTGLSGSGKSSLAFDTIYAEGQRRYVESLSAYARQFLEMMQKPDVDQIDGLSPAISIEQKTTSRNPRSTVGTVTEIYDYMRLLFARVGVPYSPATGLPIESQTVSQMVDRILDFGEGTRLYVLAPIVRGRKGEYKKELAELMKKGFQRVKIDGQFYEIAEAPALDKKYKHDIDVVVDRVVVRADLTARLADSIETCLRLADGLAIAEFADKPLPPEETSAGGSANKSLNETHERVMFSEKFACPVSGFTIPEIEPRLFSFNNPFGACPTCDGLGSQQKIDEALIVPEPERTLKSGAIAPWAKSSSPYYNQTLEALGKAFGFKLSNKWSDLSSDARHAILHGTEEKISFHYEDGARSYNTTKNFEGIVPNLERRWKETDSAWAREEIERYMSAAPCPSCIGFRLKPEALAVKIDKLHIGQVTEMSIRVARDWFDVLPGHMSAKQNEIAVRILKEIRERLRFLNDVGLEYLSLSRNSGTLSGGESQRIRLASQIGSGLTGVLYVLDEPSIGLHQRDNARLLDTLRHLRDIGNTVIVVEHDEDAILTSDYVVDIGPAAGIHGGEVVAQGTPQQIIDSPNSLTGKYLSGELSVAVPAERRKPKKNREITVVGARANNLKNVTASIPLGIFTAVTGVSGGGKSTFLIETLYKAAARRIMGARENPAEHDRIDGFEHIDKVIDIDQSPIGRTPRSNPATYTGAFTPIRDWFAGLPEAKTRGYQPGRFSFNVKGGRCEACQGDGVIKIEMHFLPDVYVTCDVCHGKRYNRETLDVHFKGKSIADVLDMTVEEGVEFFAAVPAVRDKLQALAGVGLGYIKVGQQANTLSGGEAQRVKLAKELSKRSTGRTLYILDEPTTGLHFHDVAKLLEVLHELVNQGNSVVVIEHNLEVIKTADWVIDFGPEGGDGGGEVVAIGTPEQIVKEKRSHTGTFLKELLERRPMRKAAAE from the coding sequence ATGAGCAAATTCGAGACCATTTCCATTCGCGGCGCGCGCGAGCACAATCTGAAGGGCATCGATCTTGATCTGCCGCGCAACAAGCTGATCGTCATGACCGGCCTGTCCGGATCGGGTAAATCCTCGCTCGCCTTCGACACGATCTATGCGGAGGGGCAGCGGCGGTATGTCGAGAGCCTTTCGGCCTATGCCCGCCAGTTTCTGGAGATGATGCAGAAGCCGGATGTCGATCAGATCGATGGTCTGTCGCCGGCCATTTCCATCGAGCAGAAGACCACCTCGCGCAATCCGCGCTCGACCGTCGGCACAGTGACGGAAATCTATGACTACATGCGTCTGCTGTTTGCCCGCGTCGGCGTGCCGTATTCTCCGGCGACGGGTCTTCCGATCGAAAGCCAGACGGTCAGCCAGATGGTCGACCGGATACTCGATTTCGGCGAAGGCACCCGCCTTTATGTACTGGCTCCCATCGTGCGCGGCCGCAAGGGAGAGTACAAGAAGGAACTCGCGGAACTCATGAAAAAGGGGTTCCAGCGCGTCAAGATCGACGGGCAGTTCTACGAGATCGCCGAAGCTCCAGCGCTCGACAAGAAATACAAGCACGACATCGATGTCGTGGTCGACCGCGTGGTGGTGCGGGCCGACCTTACAGCGCGGCTTGCCGACAGCATCGAGACTTGCCTTCGCCTCGCGGATGGGCTGGCGATCGCCGAATTCGCCGACAAGCCGCTGCCGCCTGAGGAAACCTCGGCCGGCGGTTCGGCGAACAAATCGCTGAACGAGACGCACGAGCGCGTCATGTTTTCGGAGAAATTCGCCTGCCCCGTCTCCGGCTTTACCATTCCGGAAATCGAGCCTCGCCTGTTTTCCTTCAACAATCCATTCGGTGCGTGCCCGACCTGTGATGGCCTCGGCAGCCAGCAGAAGATCGACGAGGCCCTGATCGTTCCAGAGCCCGAGCGCACGCTGAAGAGCGGCGCCATTGCACCCTGGGCAAAATCCTCGTCTCCCTATTACAATCAGACACTCGAGGCGCTGGGCAAGGCTTTCGGCTTCAAGCTGTCGAACAAATGGAGCGATCTTTCGAGCGATGCCAGGCACGCAATCCTGCATGGCACCGAAGAAAAAATCAGCTTTCATTACGAGGATGGAGCCCGCTCCTACAACACGACCAAGAATTTCGAAGGCATCGTTCCCAACCTCGAGCGGCGCTGGAAGGAAACCGATAGTGCCTGGGCGCGCGAGGAGATCGAGCGCTACATGTCGGCCGCGCCCTGCCCGTCGTGCATCGGTTTTCGGCTCAAGCCCGAGGCGCTGGCGGTCAAGATCGACAAGCTGCATATCGGCCAGGTCACGGAAATGTCGATCCGCGTCGCGCGCGACTGGTTCGACGTGCTGCCCGGCCATATGAGCGCCAAGCAGAACGAGATCGCAGTTCGTATTTTGAAGGAGATTCGTGAGCGGCTGCGTTTTCTGAATGATGTCGGCCTGGAATATCTCAGCCTGTCGCGCAATTCCGGCACGTTGTCGGGCGGCGAGAGCCAGCGCATCCGGCTGGCGTCACAGATCGGCTCGGGTCTGACCGGTGTTCTCTATGTTCTGGACGAGCCCTCGATCGGCTTGCATCAGCGCGACAATGCGCGCCTTCTCGATACGCTTCGTCATCTGCGCGATATAGGCAACACGGTGATCGTTGTCGAGCATGATGAGGATGCCATCCTGACTTCGGATTATGTTGTCGATATCGGCCCGGCCGCCGGTATTCATGGAGGCGAGGTCGTTGCGCAAGGCACACCGCAACAGATCATCGACAGCCCGAATTCCTTGACCGGCAAATATCTGTCGGGTGAGCTTTCCGTTGCAGTCCCCGCCGAACGGCGCAAGCCGAAGAAGAATAGGGAAATAACCGTCGTCGGCGCCCGCGCCAACAACCTTAAGAATGTTACGGCCTCGATCCCGCTCGGGATCTTTACGGCGGTTACCGGCGTGTCCGGCGGTGGCAAATCCACGTTCCTGATCGAGACTTTGTACAAGGCGGCCGCGCGCCGGATCATGGGCGCCCGTGAAAATCCCGCCGAGCACGACCGCATCGACGGCTTCGAGCATATCGACAAGGTGATCGACATCGATCAATCTCCCATCGGCCGCACGCCGCGCTCCAATCCGGCCACCTATACCGGCGCCTTCACACCGATCCGCGACTGGTTCGCTGGCCTGCCGGAGGCGAAAACGCGTGGCTACCAGCCAGGCCGCTTTTCCTTCAACGTCAAGGGCGGCCGCTGCGAGGCCTGCCAGGGCGATGGCGTCATCAAGATCGAGATGCACTTTTTGCCAGATGTCTACGTCACCTGCGATGTCTGCCATGGCAAGCGCTACAATCGCGAGACCCTCGACGTGCATTTCAAGGGTAAATCAATCGCCGATGTGCTCGACATGACGGTCGAGGAAGGCGTCGAGTTCTTTGCCGCCGTCCCGGCCGTGCGCGACAAGCTGCAGGCGCTTGCCGGCGTCGGTCTCGGCTATATCAAAGTCGGCCAGCAGGCCAATACACTGTCCGGCGGCGAGGCGCAGCGTGTCAAGCTTGCCAAGGAATTGTCGAAACGCTCGACCGGACGGACGCTGTACATATTGGACGAGCCGACCACCGGCCTGCATTTCCACGATGTCGCCAAGCTGCTGGAAGTGCTGCATGAACTGGTTAACCAGGGGAATTCGGTCGTCGTCATCGAACATAATCTGGAAGTCATCAAGACGGCCGACTGGGTGATCGATTTCGGTCCGGAGGGCGGCGATGGCGGCGGCGAGGTCGTGGCCATCGGGACGCCGGAGCAGATCGTCAAGGAAAAACGCTCGCATACCGGCACATTCCTGAAGGAACTTCTCGAGCGGCGTCCGATGCGCAAGGCGGCGGCGGAGTAA